The Aeromicrobium yanjiei genome includes a region encoding these proteins:
- a CDS encoding acylphosphatase has product MERRHVIVRGTVQGVFFRASCEQEATRLGATGWVANRPDGSVEAVFEGPAEVVDQLVEWCRTGPPRAAVSDVQVTEQQPVGELGFEVR; this is encoded by the coding sequence ATGGAGCGTCGACATGTCATCGTGCGAGGAACCGTGCAGGGCGTCTTCTTCCGGGCGTCGTGCGAGCAGGAGGCCACCCGGCTGGGGGCCACCGGGTGGGTCGCGAACCGTCCCGACGGATCGGTCGAGGCCGTCTTCGAGGGCCCGGCCGAAGTGGTCGACCAGCTCGTGGAGTGGTGCCGCACCGGCCCACCCCGGGCGGCGGTGTCAGACGTCCAGGTGACCGAGCAGCAGCCGGTCGGCGAGCTCGGTTTTGAGGTCCGCTGA
- a CDS encoding PHP domain-containing protein: MEDLDAVDALKEIAFWLERAQAKSYRVEAFRKAAAAIGHLSPDEIAAQTRDGRIKRIKGIGDRTYGVISQAVDGQVPDYLAELREQGAAPLAEGGTELRAQLRGDLHSHSDWSDGGSPIEEMARAARWRGREYQVLTDHSPRLTIANGLSAERLTEQLDVVAEVDGAYDDFRLLSGIEVDIHDDGSLDQTDEMLERLDVVVASVHSKLRMDAQAMTRRMMTAVADPHTNVLGHCTGRLVQGGRGQRPQSQFNAKAVFAACAEFDVAVEINSRPERQDPPDELIALALDAGCLFAIDTDAHAPGQLDFLDLGAARAEAGGVPADRIVTTWPVDRLLEWSHAKR; this comes from the coding sequence GTGGAAGACCTCGATGCTGTCGACGCCCTGAAGGAGATCGCGTTCTGGCTGGAGCGCGCCCAGGCCAAGAGCTACCGCGTCGAGGCGTTCCGCAAGGCCGCTGCCGCGATCGGTCATCTCAGCCCCGACGAGATCGCCGCGCAGACCCGGGACGGCCGCATCAAGCGGATCAAGGGCATCGGCGACCGGACGTACGGCGTGATCAGCCAGGCCGTGGACGGGCAGGTGCCGGACTACCTCGCCGAGCTCCGCGAGCAGGGGGCCGCGCCCTTGGCCGAGGGCGGCACGGAGCTCCGAGCCCAGCTGCGTGGCGACCTGCACAGCCACTCGGACTGGTCGGACGGCGGATCGCCCATCGAGGAGATGGCCCGCGCGGCCCGTTGGCGCGGCCGGGAGTACCAGGTGCTGACCGACCACTCGCCCCGCCTGACGATCGCCAACGGACTCAGCGCCGAACGCCTCACCGAGCAGCTCGATGTCGTCGCCGAGGTCGACGGGGCGTACGACGACTTCAGGCTGCTGAGCGGCATCGAGGTCGACATCCATGACGACGGCAGCCTCGACCAGACCGACGAGATGCTCGAGCGCCTCGACGTCGTGGTGGCCAGCGTCCACTCCAAGCTGCGGATGGACGCCCAGGCGATGACCCGCCGGATGATGACCGCGGTCGCCGATCCGCACACCAACGTCCTGGGCCATTGCACGGGCCGCCTGGTGCAGGGCGGGCGCGGGCAGCGACCGCAGTCGCAGTTCAACGCCAAGGCCGTCTTCGCGGCGTGCGCCGAGTTCGACGTCGCGGTCGAGATCAACTCCCGGCCCGAACGTCAGGATCCGCCCGACGAGCTCATCGCGCTGGCCCTCGACGCGGGTTGCCTGTTCGCGATCGACACGGACGCACACGCACCCGGGCAGCTGGACTTCCTCGACCTCGGCGCCGCACGCGCGGAGGCGGGCGGCGTGCCGGCCGACCGGATCGTCACGACCTGGCCGGTCGACCGCCTGCTCGAGTGGTCACACGCCAAGCGTTGA
- a CDS encoding flavodoxin family protein produces MARLLIVHHSPTPTLAQLTEAVVAGAHDDEVQGVDVVVRPALEARADDVLSADGYVLGTSANFGYMSGALKHFFDTIFLEVGGALSDDGSAGPTGTGRKPYGLWVHGRYDTTGAVRSVQSIVQALPWAQSANVLEVMGDPGQDDLDRAYELGGTLAALLT; encoded by the coding sequence ATGGCTCGTCTGCTCATCGTCCACCACTCGCCCACGCCCACCCTGGCGCAGCTCACCGAGGCGGTGGTGGCCGGCGCCCACGACGATGAGGTGCAAGGCGTCGACGTGGTCGTGCGTCCGGCGCTGGAGGCCCGCGCGGACGACGTCCTCAGTGCCGACGGGTACGTCCTCGGCACGAGCGCCAACTTCGGCTACATGAGCGGCGCCCTCAAGCACTTCTTCGACACGATATTCCTCGAGGTGGGCGGCGCACTCAGCGATGACGGCTCGGCCGGGCCGACCGGGACCGGGAGGAAGCCGTACGGACTGTGGGTGCACGGCCGGTACGACACGACGGGCGCGGTGCGATCGGTCCAGAGCATCGTCCAGGCACTTCCGTGGGCGCAGTCGGCCAACGTGCTCGAGGTGATGGGCGATCCGGGCCAGGACGACCTCGACCGGGCGTACGAGCTGGGCGGCACTCTCGCCGCCCTGCTCACGTGA
- a CDS encoding class I SAM-dependent methyltransferase gives MRSGARSLLRRGARRARTAARVLVRGLPPAPTAVARPAAKRSTDPMPGRWVRLTHGPARGAGLPERRGLDPAEAAAVDAGWLLVDAYERISTHAAKHVFGHEQEAWDAYARDTIELLKSPEGRQMVDIEESRVNRLRYRRTMDFAMKGDRVFDVGFGRGYLAAQLIKGREVARYHGIDIIDTWVEESYRLLETNGLADADIRLEAGDLFALTAEKIAATDANLVICCEVLEHVDDAELALRILADALPEGADLLFSVPLHGRLEHVWGHVSVFDVARLKGMLAGAGLFAHHVQPLANTWTLVVASRSPEPSARVRDADRRPDVDASAPLVRARHFVDVPQAGFVPARGGEATVEPQQGPWVTCRSTGGGVRFPVAGIESLRLGLGYTECADLERLDVVAYAGTTRVTSWSFKPSERLPAEGKRAVWLRAGEASRGFVPAPYGAMLDVDAVEVRPRLGAGGSATFELRAAYLP, from the coding sequence ATGCGATCCGGTGCGCGGTCCCTCCTTCGTCGTGGTGCGCGCCGTGCGAGGACGGCCGCCCGGGTGCTCGTGCGGGGGCTGCCCCCGGCCCCGACGGCCGTCGCGCGGCCGGCCGCGAAGCGCTCCACAGATCCGATGCCGGGTCGCTGGGTGCGCCTCACGCACGGTCCGGCACGTGGAGCGGGGCTGCCCGAGCGGCGGGGCCTGGACCCGGCCGAGGCCGCTGCGGTGGACGCCGGCTGGCTGCTCGTGGACGCGTACGAGCGCATCAGCACCCACGCCGCGAAGCACGTCTTCGGGCACGAGCAGGAGGCGTGGGACGCCTATGCGCGGGACACGATCGAGCTGCTGAAGAGCCCCGAGGGCCGCCAGATGGTCGACATCGAGGAGAGCCGGGTCAACCGGCTGCGATACCGACGCACGATGGATTTTGCGATGAAGGGCGACCGGGTCTTCGACGTGGGGTTCGGCCGTGGATATCTCGCGGCCCAGCTCATCAAGGGCCGCGAGGTCGCCCGCTATCACGGCATCGACATCATCGACACGTGGGTGGAGGAGTCCTACCGCCTGCTCGAGACCAATGGCCTGGCCGACGCCGACATCAGGCTCGAGGCGGGTGACCTGTTCGCGCTCACCGCCGAGAAGATCGCGGCGACCGATGCCAACCTGGTCATCTGCTGCGAGGTGCTGGAGCACGTCGACGACGCCGAGCTCGCGCTTCGGATCCTCGCGGACGCCCTTCCCGAGGGCGCGGACCTGCTGTTCTCGGTGCCGCTGCACGGCCGGCTCGAGCACGTGTGGGGCCATGTCTCGGTGTTCGACGTGGCGCGGCTGAAGGGCATGCTGGCCGGCGCGGGACTCTTCGCCCATCACGTCCAGCCGCTCGCGAACACCTGGACGCTCGTGGTCGCGTCGAGATCGCCCGAGCCGTCAGCACGCGTCCGTGACGCCGACCGCCGGCCGGACGTGGACGCCTCCGCCCCATTGGTCCGCGCGCGTCACTTCGTCGACGTGCCGCAGGCGGGGTTCGTCCCGGCGCGTGGCGGCGAGGCCACGGTGGAGCCGCAGCAGGGGCCGTGGGTCACCTGCCGCTCGACCGGCGGCGGCGTACGGTTCCCCGTCGCCGGCATCGAGTCGCTCCGCCTGGGTCTTGGCTACACCGAGTGTGCCGATCTCGAACGTCTCGACGTCGTGGCGTACGCGGGCACCACGCGCGTCACATCGTGGTCGTTCAAGCCGAGCGAGCGGCTCCCCGCCGAGGGCAAGCGGGCCGTCTGGCTGCGTGCGGGGGAGGCGTCGAGGGGGTTCGTGCCCGCGCCGTACGGGGCGATGCTCGACGTGGACGCCGTCGAGGTCCGGCCCCGCCTGGGTGCTGGGGGATCGGCGACGTTCGAGCTGCGGGCGGCCTACCTGCCGTAG
- a CDS encoding AAA family ATPase — translation MEFDTVARAILGNIEKVLAGKREAAEAALVVVLAEGHLLIEDVPGVGKTMLAKALGRSVSCSVRRIQFTPDLLPSDITGVSVYNQVEREFEFKPGAVFANIVIGDEINRASPKTQAALLEAMEERQVTVDGTTYTLASPFSVVATQNPFEMEGTYALPEAQRDRFMARISMGYPDAAAELAMVQGRDAQNPFDALEAVATIDDVQHMIATARAVYVSPAVEQYAVAIAQATRVHPDLRLGASPRATLQLVRAAKARAAVQGRDFVLPDDVDALVQVVLPHRLIPMRGVASVEDVVARIVAETPVPAGTVQPS, via the coding sequence ATGGAGTTCGACACCGTAGCGCGGGCCATCCTCGGCAACATCGAGAAGGTCCTCGCCGGCAAGCGCGAGGCGGCCGAGGCCGCACTGGTGGTCGTCCTGGCCGAAGGACACCTCCTGATCGAGGACGTGCCCGGGGTCGGCAAGACCATGTTGGCAAAGGCGCTCGGCCGCTCGGTGAGCTGTTCGGTGCGACGCATCCAGTTCACGCCCGACCTGCTCCCGTCGGACATCACCGGCGTCTCGGTCTACAACCAGGTCGAGCGCGAGTTCGAGTTCAAGCCCGGTGCGGTGTTCGCCAACATCGTGATCGGCGACGAGATCAACCGGGCGTCGCCCAAGACCCAGGCAGCCCTGCTCGAGGCGATGGAGGAGCGGCAGGTCACGGTCGACGGGACGACCTACACGCTCGCCAGCCCGTTCTCGGTGGTCGCGACGCAGAACCCCTTCGAGATGGAGGGCACGTACGCGCTGCCCGAGGCTCAGCGCGATCGGTTCATGGCCCGCATCTCGATGGGCTATCCCGACGCCGCGGCCGAGCTGGCGATGGTGCAGGGCCGCGATGCGCAGAATCCGTTCGACGCGCTCGAGGCCGTGGCCACGATCGACGACGTCCAGCACATGATCGCGACGGCCCGCGCGGTCTACGTGTCACCGGCCGTCGAGCAGTACGCGGTCGCGATCGCGCAGGCCACCCGCGTGCATCCCGATCTCCGACTCGGCGCGAGCCCGCGCGCCACGTTGCAGCTGGTGCGGGCGGCCAAGGCGCGCGCCGCCGTGCAGGGCCGCGACTTCGTCCTGCCCGACGACGTCGACGCTCTCGTCCAGGTGGTTCTTCCGCACCGACTGATCCCGATGCGCGGGGTCGCCTCGGTCGAGGACGTCGTGGCCCGCATCGTGGCCGAGACGCCCGTGCCGGCCGGCACCGTCCAGCCGAGCTGA
- a CDS encoding DUF58 domain-containing protein, which yields MVLTRRGIGFLVGAVISFILAPLLSLPAMLYVTGLLLGLVVLSTAFVLLGHSRVRIERSFSPQVVQPGALSRATVRVTNLSVLPCLEARWEDHLPHGISGDASGVLPALGGSHSAESRVTFSYALQGLRRGRHAIGPLRVDVCDPFGLVYRRHAFGTAEPLTVLPRLVTLPAITPRGSSADGATRPAPQNAGVGDDDVVARTYLPGDALKRINWKATAHRDQLMVRQEEQQMTPRAAVHLDCEPSSQGTARDRRNDWEYSSAFEWCVAAAASVTAHLVRAGYVVTVQSSGHAVDRVVAEGQDTLEDAMVDLAVLEPEPRDHDARISPERAVFAVLGRLTPERARHWTAALGASRSVLAFVAVGTSTAALDVLDAARWNVVEYEPKDDLAELWTHFDGARADAAS from the coding sequence GTGGTCCTGACCCGACGCGGCATCGGCTTCCTCGTCGGCGCGGTCATCTCGTTCATCCTCGCGCCGCTGCTGTCGCTGCCGGCCATGCTGTACGTGACGGGGCTGCTGCTCGGCCTGGTCGTGCTGTCCACGGCGTTCGTCCTTCTCGGGCACTCGCGGGTACGGATCGAGCGGTCGTTCAGCCCGCAGGTCGTGCAGCCGGGCGCCTTGTCCCGGGCGACGGTGCGGGTCACCAACCTGTCGGTGCTGCCCTGTCTCGAGGCCCGGTGGGAGGACCATCTCCCGCACGGCATCTCGGGGGACGCCTCGGGTGTCCTGCCGGCCCTCGGCGGGAGCCACAGCGCCGAGTCGCGGGTCACCTTCTCGTACGCCCTGCAGGGCCTGCGGCGGGGGCGGCATGCGATCGGACCGCTGCGGGTCGACGTCTGCGACCCCTTCGGCCTGGTCTATCGCCGTCACGCGTTCGGCACGGCCGAGCCGCTCACGGTCCTGCCCCGGCTGGTCACCCTGCCGGCCATCACGCCGCGCGGGTCGAGCGCCGACGGCGCGACCCGGCCCGCCCCGCAGAACGCCGGTGTCGGTGACGACGACGTCGTCGCGCGCACCTATCTGCCTGGTGACGCGCTCAAGCGCATCAACTGGAAGGCCACCGCGCATCGTGACCAGCTCATGGTGCGTCAGGAGGAGCAGCAGATGACGCCTCGCGCCGCGGTCCATCTCGACTGCGAGCCGTCGAGCCAGGGCACGGCCCGCGACCGCAGGAACGACTGGGAGTACTCCAGCGCGTTCGAGTGGTGCGTCGCCGCCGCGGCCTCGGTCACGGCCCACCTCGTCCGGGCGGGTTACGTCGTCACGGTGCAGTCGAGCGGCCACGCCGTCGATCGCGTCGTCGCGGAGGGGCAGGACACCCTCGAGGACGCGATGGTCGACCTGGCGGTGCTGGAGCCCGAGCCGCGCGACCACGACGCGCGCATCAGTCCCGAGCGCGCAGTGTTCGCGGTGCTGGGGCGGCTCACGCCGGAGCGCGCCCGGCACTGGACGGCCGCTCTCGGGGCGTCGCGGTCAGTCCTCGCGTTCGTCGCGGTCGGCACGTCGACCGCGGCGCTCGACGTGCTCGACGCGGCCCGGTGGAACGTCGTGGAGTACGAGCCGAAGGACGACCTGGCCGAGCTGTGGACCCACTTCGACGGGGCGAGGGCCGATGCTGCGAGCTGA
- a CDS encoding transglutaminase TgpA family protein, with translation MLRADPHPRAPARSTGEIWFDHALVAVALLLLLSGYGSIIEGNDWRVTTMLIAAMTGVTCALLRGLGFRFVAPVALLVLLIAIAWIFVPDTLLAILPTGDTFSALADLGRSAREIIVEEQAPVGAAEPIVLVVSSSFGLIVIVADMLLQSRRAAPLIGMLLMAVFVAPGLISGETPSLWLFLAVAALWLVLLRSRTPGTGLARRGAGPALVLGAGALAAAVAFPVVSPDVSAVAASWGRPPPAVFGRDINPMLQLGQNLRRNSSSQALTYTTTADTAQYLKVATLRDFTGKTWRPAEFGRFDRLEGQLPINNEIAIDQIRTTISIKGLRSSLLPVPYPALPIVRGLKGEWSFRNPGLTLRSEQDDSRGETYSVESLEVAPTAEQMRAIETPIGPQLARYVELPNDLPRIIRDTAEEVTAGADNDYDRARALQSFFRSSGGFRYSETTPAAEDYDGNGMDVIARFLEVKAGYCVHFSSSMAVMARALGMPARIAVGYAPGSVIGDRGGSTEYEATSDNLHAWTEIYFQGVGWTRFDPTTNVGSSTAFEEPAAVVEDSEDEASPAPAARDRSQDNVPEEAAAAEATESKTSSRTAFTTLAALLVLGAAPWLVRSLRRRWRLARGHTSVEPLWRELEDVARDLGIPGSAADTPRGFAARLRQRDGVDTDALDRLLRRVEATRFAKDAAGGGDETADLVAVASSLRAGASPVDRLRATLLPRSLGGRVAVQAPAAPGTLAT, from the coding sequence ATGCTGCGAGCTGACCCCCACCCCCGCGCGCCGGCCAGGAGCACCGGCGAGATCTGGTTCGACCACGCGCTCGTCGCGGTCGCGCTCCTGCTGCTGCTGAGCGGCTACGGCTCGATCATCGAGGGCAACGACTGGCGCGTCACGACGATGCTGATCGCCGCGATGACGGGCGTCACGTGTGCACTGCTGCGGGGGCTCGGGTTCCGGTTCGTGGCACCGGTGGCCCTTCTGGTCCTGCTGATCGCGATCGCGTGGATCTTCGTCCCCGACACCCTGCTCGCGATCCTCCCGACCGGGGACACGTTCAGCGCCCTGGCCGATCTCGGCCGGTCCGCACGCGAGATCATCGTCGAGGAGCAGGCGCCGGTGGGCGCGGCCGAGCCGATCGTCCTGGTCGTCTCCTCGTCGTTCGGCCTCATCGTGATCGTCGCGGACATGCTCCTGCAGAGCAGACGTGCGGCCCCGCTCATCGGCATGCTTCTGATGGCGGTCTTCGTTGCCCCGGGGCTGATCTCGGGCGAGACCCCGTCGCTGTGGCTCTTCCTGGCCGTCGCAGCGCTGTGGCTGGTGCTGCTGCGCTCCCGCACGCCTGGCACGGGCCTCGCACGCCGCGGGGCGGGACCCGCGCTGGTCCTGGGTGCGGGTGCGCTCGCCGCAGCGGTCGCCTTCCCGGTCGTGTCGCCCGACGTCAGCGCGGTGGCCGCGAGCTGGGGACGTCCGCCGCCGGCCGTGTTCGGGCGCGACATCAACCCGATGCTCCAGCTCGGGCAGAACCTGCGTCGCAACTCCAGCAGCCAGGCGCTGACCTACACGACCACCGCGGACACCGCGCAGTACCTCAAGGTCGCGACCCTGCGCGACTTCACCGGCAAGACGTGGCGGCCCGCCGAGTTCGGCCGCTTCGACCGGCTGGAGGGCCAGCTGCCGATCAACAACGAGATCGCGATCGACCAGATCAGGACCACGATCTCGATCAAGGGGCTGCGCAGCTCGCTGCTGCCTGTCCCGTACCCGGCGCTGCCGATCGTCCGAGGCCTCAAGGGGGAGTGGAGCTTCCGCAACCCCGGCCTCACCCTGCGCTCGGAGCAGGACGACTCCCGCGGGGAGACGTACTCGGTCGAGAGCCTGGAGGTCGCGCCGACGGCCGAGCAGATGCGGGCGATCGAGACCCCGATCGGCCCCCAGCTGGCCCGATACGTCGAGCTTCCCAACGACCTGCCGCGCATCATCCGTGACACGGCCGAGGAGGTCACGGCGGGCGCGGACAACGACTACGACCGCGCACGGGCGCTGCAGAGCTTCTTCCGCTCGAGCGGCGGCTTCCGCTACTCCGAGACCACGCCCGCGGCCGAGGACTACGACGGCAACGGCATGGACGTGATCGCCAGGTTCCTCGAGGTCAAGGCCGGCTACTGCGTGCACTTCTCGTCCTCGATGGCCGTCATGGCCCGGGCGCTCGGCATGCCCGCGCGCATCGCGGTCGGCTACGCGCCGGGATCGGTGATCGGCGACCGGGGCGGCTCGACCGAGTACGAGGCGACCTCGGACAACCTGCACGCGTGGACCGAGATCTACTTCCAAGGCGTCGGGTGGACGCGCTTCGACCCGACCACCAACGTGGGCAGCTCGACGGCGTTCGAGGAGCCCGCCGCCGTGGTGGAGGACAGCGAGGACGAGGCGTCCCCGGCCCCCGCCGCGCGCGACCGGAGCCAGGACAACGTGCCCGAGGAGGCGGCCGCAGCCGAGGCCACCGAGTCCAAGACGTCGTCGCGCACCGCCTTCACGACGCTCGCGGCCCTCCTGGTCCTCGGTGCGGCTCCCTGGCTCGTGCGCAGCCTCCGACGACGGTGGCGGCTGGCGCGTGGACACACGTCCGTCGAGCCGTTGTGGCGTGAGCTCGAGGACGTCGCGCGCGATCTCGGGATCCCCGGCTCCGCCGCCGACACGCCACGCGGCTTCGCCGCTCGGCTGCGTCAGCGGGACGGGGTCGACACCGACGCGCTCGACCGGCTGCTCCGGCGGGTCGAGGCGACCCGCTTCGCCAAGGACGCAGCCGGCGGCGGTGACGAGACGGCCGACCTGGTCGCGGTCGCCTCCTCGCTCCGCGCGGGCGCGAGCCCGGTCGATCGGCTCCGAGCGACCCTCCTGCCCCGCTCGCTCGGTGGCCGGGTCGCGGTCCAGGCGCCCGCCGCGCCGGGCACGCTGGCCACCTGA
- a CDS encoding glutathione S-transferase family protein, which translates to MNSQSSMGSYVEPNKEFDRDMNYIPDRITRDGRDGWPVEPGRYRLIVAKACPWANRAIIVRRLLGLEDVISIGYCGPTHDARSWTFDLDPGGRDPVLGIERLQEAYFKRFPDYPRGITVPAMVDVPTGQVVTNDFPWITHDLATEWTEHHREGAPDLWPADVRDEMDDVMKRIFTEINNGVYRCGFAGTQEAYDSAYERLWAAMDWLEERLADRRYLMGDSITEADVRLFTTLARFDAVYHGHFKCNRQKLTEMPVLWAYARDLFQTPGFGETIDFDQIKQHYYVVQTDINPTQIVPQGPDPEVWLTPHGREALGGRPFGDGTPPSSER; encoded by the coding sequence ATGAACAGCCAGTCGAGCATGGGGTCGTACGTCGAGCCGAACAAGGAGTTCGACCGGGACATGAACTACATCCCGGACCGGATCACCCGCGACGGGCGCGATGGCTGGCCCGTCGAGCCGGGGCGCTACCGCCTGATCGTGGCCAAGGCGTGCCCGTGGGCCAACCGCGCGATCATCGTCCGGCGCCTGCTGGGCCTCGAGGACGTCATCTCGATCGGCTACTGCGGGCCCACCCACGACGCCCGCAGCTGGACCTTCGACCTCGACCCCGGCGGTCGCGACCCGGTGCTCGGCATCGAGCGCCTGCAGGAGGCGTACTTCAAGCGGTTCCCCGACTACCCGCGAGGCATCACGGTGCCCGCGATGGTCGACGTGCCGACCGGTCAGGTCGTCACGAACGACTTCCCGTGGATCACCCACGACCTCGCGACCGAGTGGACCGAGCACCACCGCGAGGGCGCCCCCGACCTGTGGCCCGCCGACGTCCGCGACGAGATGGACGACGTCATGAAGCGGATCTTCACCGAGATCAACAACGGGGTCTACCGCTGCGGCTTCGCCGGCACGCAGGAGGCGTACGACTCAGCGTACGAACGCCTGTGGGCGGCGATGGACTGGCTCGAGGAGCGGCTCGCCGACCGCCGCTACCTGATGGGCGACTCGATCACCGAGGCCGACGTGCGACTGTTCACGACCCTGGCCCGATTCGACGCGGTCTACCACGGTCACTTCAAGTGCAACCGGCAGAAGCTGACCGAGATGCCGGTGCTGTGGGCGTACGCGCGCGATCTGTTCCAGACCCCCGGCTTCGGCGAGACGATCGACTTCGATCAGATCAAGCAGCACTACTACGTCGTGCAGACCGACATCAACCCGACGCAGATCGTGCCGCAGGGCCCCGATCCGGAGGTCTGGCTGACCCCGCACGGACGCGAGGCGCTCGGCGGCCGTCCGTTCGGCGACGGCACCCCGCCCTCATCCGAGCGGTAA
- the leuA gene encoding 2-isopropylmalate synthase, whose amino-acid sequence MNAYVSTPQQPSGMPFQRYAPFVPVDLPDRTWPATTITKAPRWCAVDLRDGNQALIDPMTPARKLAMFQLLVRMGYKEIEVGFPSASQTDYDFVRQLIEGDHIPDDVVIQVLTQCREPLIDRTFESLVGAKQAIVHFYNSTSTLQRRVVFGLDKDGITDIATQGARLCMKYAEIHTPDTKIFYEYSPESYTGTELDYALEVCSAVIDVIDPTPEWPLIINLPATVEMATPNVYADSIEWMHRHLPRRDSIILSLHPHNDRGTGVAAAELGYMAGADRIEGCLFGNGERTGNVCLVTLGINMFSQGIDPEIDFSNIDEVRRTVEYCNELPVPERHPYGGDLVYTAFSGSHQDAIKKGFEHMAVDAAAAGRDVDDMPWAVPYLPIDPKDVGRSYEAVIRVNSQSGKGGVAYILKNDHQLDLPRRLQIEFSQVVQGLTEGEAGEIEPAEIWAAFQREYLEREAPYSLITYSSVTSADGSDQQVVEMQVRGEVQEFKGEGNGPVAAFIESLRQAGADIRLLDYSEHALSSGGDAFAAAYVECDVAGETVWGVGIHENIVTASLRAVVSAANRAAAQTIPAQTISA is encoded by the coding sequence ATGAACGCCTACGTCTCCACCCCCCAGCAGCCGAGCGGGATGCCGTTCCAGCGCTACGCGCCGTTCGTGCCCGTCGACCTGCCGGACCGCACCTGGCCCGCGACGACCATCACGAAGGCCCCGCGCTGGTGCGCGGTCGACCTGCGCGACGGCAACCAGGCCCTGATCGACCCGATGACCCCCGCGCGCAAGCTGGCGATGTTCCAGCTGCTCGTCCGCATGGGCTACAAGGAGATCGAGGTCGGCTTCCCCAGCGCGAGCCAGACCGACTACGACTTCGTCCGCCAGCTCATCGAGGGCGACCACATCCCCGACGACGTGGTCATCCAGGTGCTGACGCAGTGCCGTGAGCCCTTGATCGACCGCACCTTCGAGTCGCTGGTCGGCGCCAAGCAGGCCATCGTCCACTTCTACAACTCCACCTCGACGCTGCAGCGCCGGGTCGTGTTCGGGCTGGACAAGGACGGCATCACCGACATCGCGACGCAGGGCGCGCGTCTGTGCATGAAGTACGCCGAGATCCACACCCCCGACACGAAGATCTTCTACGAGTACTCGCCGGAGTCCTACACGGGCACCGAGCTGGACTACGCGCTCGAGGTCTGCAGCGCGGTCATCGACGTCATCGACCCGACGCCGGAGTGGCCGCTGATCATCAACCTGCCGGCGACGGTCGAGATGGCCACGCCCAACGTCTACGCCGACTCGATCGAGTGGATGCACCGCCACCTGCCGCGCCGCGACAGCATCATCTTGTCGCTGCACCCCCACAACGACCGGGGCACGGGCGTCGCGGCGGCCGAGCTGGGCTACATGGCCGGCGCCGACCGCATCGAGGGCTGCCTGTTCGGCAACGGCGAGCGCACGGGCAACGTGTGCCTGGTGACGCTGGGCATCAACATGTTCAGTCAGGGCATCGACCCCGAGATCGACTTCAGCAACATCGACGAGGTACGCCGCACGGTCGAGTACTGCAACGAGCTGCCGGTGCCCGAGCGGCACCCGTACGGCGGCGACCTGGTCTACACCGCGTTCAGCGGCTCGCACCAGGACGCGATCAAGAAGGGCTTCGAGCACATGGCGGTCGACGCCGCGGCCGCGGGCCGCGACGTCGACGACATGCCGTGGGCGGTGCCCTACCTGCCGATCGACCCGAAGGACGTGGGCCGGTCGTACGAGGCGGTCATCCGGGTCAACAGCCAGTCCGGCAAGGGCGGCGTCGCGTACATCCTCAAGAACGACCACCAGCTGGACCTGCCGCGCCGCCTGCAGATCGAGTTCAGCCAGGTCGTCCAGGGCCTCACCGAGGGCGAGGCCGGAGAGATCGAGCCGGCCGAGATCTGGGCGGCGTTCCAGCGCGAGTACCTCGAGCGCGAGGCTCCCTACTCGTTGATCACCTACAGCTCGGTCACCTCGGCCGACGGCAGCGACCAGCAGGTCGTCGAGATGCAGGTGCGCGGCGAGGTGCAGGAGTTCAAGGGCGAGGGCAACGGCCCGGTCGCGGCCTTCATCGAGAGCCTGCGCCAGGCCGGCGCCGACATCCGTCTGCTGGACTACTCCGAGCACGCCCTGTCCTCGGGTGGTGACGCATTCGCCGCGGCGTACGTCGAGTGCGACGTCGCGGGCGAGACCGTGTGGGGCGTCGGCATCCACGAGAACATCGTCACCGCCTCGCTGCGGGCGGTCGTCTCGGCGGCCAACCGCGCCGCGGCCCAGACGATCCCGGCCCAGACGATCTCGGCCTAG